tatatatatatatatatatatatatatatatatatatatatatatatatatacatgaggcatatttgttgaattattagagcgccacttagaaaatctaatggtttcggccaatgaaatataagatttttaatttatttttgagtaACATAGAAacaatgcttttttttttaattattatttcgAAATGAAAGGGGAAATGAGCCTACTACCCTCTAAGATGATGTGTACTTTTATTGTAGTAAGTGTTGTAtcgatcttttttttttttttttgacgggattGTATCGATCTCTAAAGATCCTAGTAATGTTTTAATTTAGTTTATTGAAATTTATTCCATTAATGCAAATTTATCCTATGTAAAAAAAAGGGGGCAAAATGAGCAGAAAAGAAAATAGCCGTGATCGGGTAATAGAGTTATACCATGCATGAGCTCGATGAGCGGTGGAAAAAAACTAAAACAATAGTCTAGAAAATGGAGGCCCAAACTTAGCATAATATGAACAATCCTGGTCGTAGTTGGTCTCTGAGTCCGATGGTTCAAGTTTTGGAAGATGAAAGATTATTGGAAGACATTGGATCCTATTTGACTACACACTTACCATACTTTGTGAGTGTGTGACATCAAATCCACATTATTGGCTCTTTCTGTCTGACGATGATCTGCCTATCATCATACTACGTATTTACTAACCGTGTGGACCGCCTTCTTATATACTACTTGTCCTCCCTCCTCCGTTCTTGTTGTTTATCATTTTAGTCTGTTTCTAAAAGATTGTTTATCATTTTAGTCTGTTTCTAAAAGATTGTCCCATTACGTACTATAAATGTTGTCCAAAGTTTAACTGTCACGTAAAATACATGTGATTTTACCATTTTTGTGCATTCTCAAATTCAATCGACCAACTCTTAATAGATCGAACACTTTTGGTACAAGAGGGATAATAATTTGAGACTAAGGGAAGGGAGTATGTCTTTTAAGATTTTGCACAAAGTTATTACAGAGTACTTGTATTACTCGTTCCTCTAAGGCTTAGGCATGCATTATTACGCTCTTCGTTTAATTTCTCTCCCTCGTGTTTAATTTTCACTTTATTAAGAATTAGGTAAAATTGTGCATATATAACGGTAAGTCGCCAAGTCGAACACGTGCAGAAAAAGATAGAAGTAGAAATTAAAGGGTACCatagtagaaaaataataaacacgACATTTATTTGAATACAaatattatacttcctccgtcttttaatactcagctcgcaacgtttgtaagtttcacgcatgccaatgcacaactttgatcatttatatcttaaattctctttatgcaaaaaaagacgaatctaacaagattccacatgactatgttttatcttatataaaaaacactacgaatagtcaaagtagattatatgaatagtggaaaaagtccaaacgttgcgagtattaaaagacggaggaagtataacttAATAGTTTTAAGTTAAGCATGTTCATTTAACAAAATTCACCATTTGGTACTCCGTACCTTAAAAAAAGCAATGGAAGTCCAAATGATCAAAATGATATAAATACTTTAACAAAATCCAATAATATGAacacatatataatatatttattattatatgataaTCATGGGAATGGACGTGTTGTCTTGTTGTATGTACAAAAAGGAAATGAAATGATGCTTTAAGATCGAAAGTAGACTAGAGACTCATAATTTCATGTTGTTTTACCGACAACACAACATCACTACATCTACGACAAATTTTCCCCTTTGAAGTTCACACGTGAAATCTCTTTTATATCAAGATTCAAATTCTTCATCTCATCTTTTGGACGTGTTGCACGTTACGGAGTACAAGTTCTCTAGCTCTTTCTCTTTTACAATGACATATCATCAAGAGTTTTGTTACAGCATGAGTAAATGTAAAATGACAGATCATGAACAGTTTTGTTAGAACGCGTAAATGAATCTTAAACTCTAACctagtacggagtataataACATTTTATCATTATAAAGTTTGTACGTATTTCATTTCTCTAGCTATATTGAGTCTTGTTTGGTACTAAATGTACATGTACTCCATTATAAGTCCTAACAAATTTAAACTACAGAGTATCATTATAAACTTAGCgcactatataaataataacaaAAGAGTTAGTTCAATGTCAAAATTAACAAGCCAAGGCGGGGCATGACCGAAAGCTTGTTTATGACCGATTTGGCTAGAACACTAATACTCAACTCAACTTGGTTCATTTGTACGTAGAACTATCCGCTCCAATAAATTTATTCCAAAAAATGAGATCGAAAAGAAAATAGTTTCTCAAAACTTTCACTTAATTTTTCAAGACCGTCTTTCTTAATTTTACAAATATATATAGCGCCGTGCATTAACATGGAtacattatattatattatgaaAATGAAATTAATCATGTATGGTGGCAATGTACACTCGATTTTCTAAATGGAGTCATTATCCAAAATGAGCAGCAGCATAGTCAAAGTAAAGATAGTGTTTGTTGACATCAGACCTTCCATAGACTATAAGTCTATAAAGACACAAAAAAGACCACTTAAGAACTTGATTAAAAAAATTAGTTGCCAAATTGCTTACTTAATTTAAAGTTTAAACCTACTTTCAATTCATTTTTGGTTTTGTAGGCGATTTAATATTTCTTCATTCAGACCTGATTTTGTAGAATAATTCACAATGTACAATTTGACGGTCCAAATTGGTCATTTAATTCTACGGTCATAGTATTTATTATAGACTTCCAACATTAATGTACAAAAGACATgcgttattaatttaatttattataccTATTTTAGTAAATAAACATATGTATTGACATTTCTACATCATATGACCAATTggttgttggttcagtggtgattggggttgAATTGggtagggagaacccgtgttcgatccccgcaataacaattgggaggggaatgAAGCCTAATTAACCACCCAAAACTCGCGCGACTCTAAGGATGAATCGGGTGCTGacaccaaaacaaaaaaacatttCTACATCGAATATACGAGAAttggttttggatcctctagagttctaaaataactctacaaggtagagtttgagcatatcaaccattgaatgaaaaatcaatggttgatatattatctttccaaaatttcccctattttttctcatcaatatgagccattgattttaaaatgtatgatttagatacaattctaccttgtagagttttataaaaactctagaggatccggactcACGAGAATTATAAGTCATTTCGTGTCCCCTTAAAAAAAATGAGCCCATTTTTTGACGATATTATTTGACTTAATTGTATGCATATAACATGTTAAAATATGCCGCGTCAAAAGAAATAAATGGAAAACATGTTGTTGAATTCAATCTTCGTAAAAACATGAGATTAAGGATAattaaatttctttaatttACTGTTTTTAAACAGTAAAAAAGAATTTTCTCGTCTTTACTAGTATAGTCTAAATGCATCACCAGCTAAGGCTGCTAGGAGACATAAAGCTTTAACGTACATTAAGCTTCCATTTATCCTTCATCATATGGTGTTATTCTCGCATGCATGTTGTATTGTGAATGTCATCCAACTTGGTTAAAATTTTAAGATTTGTACAATACAACGAGTTTTGGAGTATGTGCAAGACCATTGTTGGTGGCTATGTagatcatttaaaaaaaaaaaaatcacgggCAAAACAAACTAGTCTCAAGTTTTAAGAGTTGCCATTGGCATGGCACTTTTTGGATATATAGATCATAGATAGATTAACAAAATGAACGTCATGTCCGTCCTGAAAATATTAGCGTGTTGCATGCGGCACAATGAGAAAAGACCGAAGCAGGTGAAGAGAACGCAACCTTAGCTTATTCGATGATATTCATGAAAAGATCTAATAGAGAAGCTTATTAAAAAGTAAAAGTATATTAAATTTTAGATGATAAAATTAGGTTACCAATAATAGTGTAGTTGAGTTTGATACAAGAATTAGTACACACGTATACTAGTCGGTCATGCGAAGTACGTACGTAGTTGGAGTAGCTAGCAAGTGCCTGATCGATCATTGAAAGGACAGCATTCATACATTACTGTATATTCTGTCAtttttctcccttttttttcttctccatCTCAAAGTCTCTCTTCTTCTAATACAACTATTGACTTAATGCATGAAACTACTTTTTTTGTCCCATTTCCTTTGCTAAGTAAGAATTTTACGCTTATTTTGTtgaaaataattataaatttcTAATATCATATCAAAgatcaatttttaatttttaacttttaatttttaattattttttttcttctactaCGTAATTATTAATTCAAGTCCAAAGAGGCTCTCGATCCCAAATGGAGCTTAAGTTGTTGTTATCCTCGTAGAAGCTTAAGTAGCTATTGATCGGGCTAGTCTCGTACGATGAAGGGTCTTGTGGTGGTGGCGACGATGATGTAGTAGGCATGACAACATCTTGTGAGGATGATTGTGTCATTTCCATGCAAATTATAGCAAGTAAATTAGCTTGTTGGCATTGCATGTTAACAACCTCTGCCCTTGACTTAGCTAGTTCAGCTTGTAACTCACTAACTTGTTTCTGAAGCTGACATATTGCTCCGGCACATCCGTACACCGGATCTCGTAGTCGAGCGTTCGCCTCGTATACCATGCTGCTTACTGCATCTGCTCTTTGTGATTCTGGAAGCTCCTGTTTTATGATGACACCAAGAAATAATGTATGATTAGTCAATTATTTGATCCATTTTATACTCCAATGTATATGAATGCACTTATATGAACGAACTTACATATATAAAAGCCTAAAAGATACTCCAATGCTTTGGGACATACCTTTAAAACTACTTCACTTTTCCATTTTAGGAGAGACACAAAGTGGTCAAAGTTTGCCCAACAAACTCAATCCCACATTAatcttttaatccttaaaacttggTAAATTAATtctctaattaattaacttatcTCAAGACATGGTTAAAGTTCACCTCTAGTTTTGGATGTTGCACAAATCAGAAGAAATGAAACTTATCATAATCCATTTTTCCTTAATTAGTTGTAAGTTGATTAACACTACATAGTCAAAACTTATCTTATGAACTTTATTTTTCTCGAATATGCGAAAATAAGCTAAAAACAAGGCTGTTATGGTGATGGACTAATGGACTACAGTGATATGAAACTTTATATATGTTCATACGTGTAATACTATAGTCTAAAGCTCTAAATATGAAATGCAACCAATTAAGTTTTGGGTGGTGTATCCTTGTAACTCTTCTAAGCTAAGTTGTGTGGATTGTTTGTTGGATAAATGTGCAGGTTATGCTATAAATAGTGTACTTCTTATTTTATGTTTAGTACTCACGGGTCACTTTTTGTTCTTCTCATATTTCTTTTTTGggttataattttaattttgtcacaTACTTTTACATGTTATCCGCAAGCGTATCACTTTAAAACTAACAAAAGGACAAAATTGTAATTTATGAGTAACTTTTTTGCTTAACAAATTGATCTTTGGTGTACTAGCGGGGCAATTAAAATTCTTCTCTGAAATATTGCCTCATTTTTTATTGGGATATCTTTATTTGTTTGTCTAAACCTAATTTATTTAGTAACTTTTTCGTAATTTTTTCATAATTGTTCATTTTAAGTCATTCCTTAATAACAAATAACCACTTTATCAACGCATATAAACATTTTACgtccaaaaaataataaagtaaaatTTGTTAATGGATACAATCTTTTACGGAGTAGTAAAATTTGTTGTATATCCTAATTAAAGTGATGGGACGAGTTGAGCATTTTGCATGATGAATTAACACTAGATACCGTTAGTGGCCGGGTTTTGTGTTCCCTCATCATTGGCCAAATTTCCTCCTCGTTTGGTGTGAAAACATTGCaatcaattatttttttgagattgacatattattgataaaaaaaagaaaataaattatgttAAACCAATAGAATTAAATCCACTTTTCAATAATCATGGGTTTTTTATGCATGGTTTGTTTGgtaaaagtatataatattgactttatgatttttcttttaaaaagaaaagTGAACTAATGATcata
This sequence is a window from Spinacia oleracea cultivar Varoflay chromosome 1, BTI_SOV_V1, whole genome shotgun sequence. Protein-coding genes within it:
- the LOC110800365 gene encoding LOB domain-containing protein 1 — protein: MEGSSSDVVMSPVGAASPCSTGSPNSPPPCSGHGHQASYGGPPVIMSPCAACKILRRRCADKCVLAPYFPPTDPLKFSIAHKVFGASNIIKLLQELPESQRADAVSSMVYEANARLRDPVYGCAGAICQLQKQVSELQAELAKSRAEVVNMQCQQANLLAIICMEMTQSSSQDVVMPTTSSSPPPQDPSSYETSPINSYLSFYEDNNNLSSIWDREPLWT